A portion of the Simkania negevensis Z genome contains these proteins:
- a CDS encoding class I SAM-dependent methyltransferase, which yields MSDYILIDSGNEKKLEQFGEYTLIRPCPQAVWEPRFPQKWETHHGEFVRDQGNQWKKKKIPSSWTITYEKLKFKLMPTDFGHLGLFPEHAMHWKWMEKKMVDQKKSVLNLFAYSGAATLALAQKGISVCHLDASKGMVQWARENAALNGLEKAQIRWIVDDALKFLKREIKREVQYQGIILDPPTFGRGNQGQVFKIERDIIPLLSLCRQVVASDGFIVLTAHTPGFTPTVLEHVLTQTQPKGEIEAGEMLIASESFSLPSGSYARWHG from the coding sequence ATGAGCGATTATATCTTAATAGACAGTGGCAATGAAAAGAAGCTTGAACAATTTGGTGAATATACCTTGATTCGTCCTTGCCCTCAAGCTGTTTGGGAGCCACGGTTTCCCCAAAAATGGGAGACACATCACGGAGAATTTGTACGTGATCAAGGGAATCAATGGAAAAAAAAGAAAATCCCTTCTTCGTGGACAATCACCTATGAGAAACTCAAGTTCAAGCTCATGCCAACCGACTTTGGCCATCTGGGTTTATTTCCTGAGCACGCTATGCACTGGAAGTGGATGGAAAAAAAGATGGTCGATCAGAAAAAATCAGTTTTGAACCTTTTCGCCTATTCTGGTGCGGCTACACTGGCCCTTGCTCAAAAAGGAATTTCGGTGTGTCACTTAGATGCTTCGAAAGGAATGGTGCAATGGGCACGAGAAAATGCAGCTTTAAATGGCTTAGAAAAAGCTCAAATTCGTTGGATTGTTGACGATGCACTCAAGTTTTTAAAACGAGAAATCAAACGTGAAGTTCAGTATCAAGGAATCATCCTTGATCCTCCAACATTTGGACGAGGCAATCAAGGCCAAGTTTTTAAAATCGAGCGTGACATCATCCCACTTTTAAGCTTGTGTAGACAAGTTGTTGCAAGTGATGGCTTCATTGTATTGACAGCACATACACCAGGATTTACCCCCACTGTACTCGAGCATGTTTTAACACAAACACAACCTAAGGGAGAAATCGAAGCAGGAGAGATGTTAATCGCATCAGAGTCATTTTCCCTTCCAAGTGGAAGTTATGCGAGGTGGCATGGATAA